The sequence below is a genomic window from Selenomonas ruminantium subsp. lactilytica TAM6421.
AACAACTCGTTCCCGGGGATCTCGTCTTCTTCACCACCTACGAACCCGGCGCCTCCCATTGCGGTATATACCTCGGTGATGGCGAATTCATCCATGCCAGCTCCAGCAAGGGAGTAAGGGTAGATGCCCTGTCTGATGATTACTGGGCACCAAGATACCTCGGCGGCAAACATATCGTGAAATAACAAAGACTGGTCATTTGGCCAGTCTTTTTCATATCCACATATAACAATAGTTCAACCAACGTCCGTTTAATGCCAGCAGGAATATCGTTGGCGTTCCTCTGGGGTGCGCGGCCATTTATTGCCATTAACCATGTAATCACACCAATCTTCGACATTATAATGCAAAACATAGGTAGCACTGTCATAGTCCCGACATTTTTCTATCAGACCGCTGCTGCGAATCATTTGCTTGCGATCAGCCCGGGAATATCCCCTATCGCCCAGCATCAGCATTATTGTCCCAAAGAATCTGCGCACTTCTAGTCTAAGTCCCGCAAACAGCATATCAAATCTCCACCTTTCTAATGTCATGGACATTTTTTACTGCTCTTTCTGTAAGCACAACCCACTGCCAACCATTGGTATCCTGCCGAACTTTTTCTATTGCCTGCTCAACAGTCAATTTATTAGCCATATATTTGGCATACATCCGTGACACTCCATAGTCAGCCATTGGTCCATATACACAATCATAGTCCACGCAGACAGGCAGCCTAAGCCGATTTCTTACCACGAACTCAGCCCACTCCTTGTTTGGCTTATCAAATCCCTTGATTATCAACCCGTCTTCGTCTAATTCCATACTCAATACACAAGGAGCAAGCGTTCCCTTGGCCCAGATTATTGCTTGTGTCAATCTAGGCGTAACATAGAACCCTGTACCAAAATCCAACCCTTTGCGCCCTGCTGAAATGTCAATGCCCTTTTGCAGAATCTGTTCCGCACTGAACAAATCTGTACCATGATATAGCTTCATCGCTTCATTCTCCTCTATATCATTATAGCACTTCAAAGTTCTTCATTCAATCTACAAGAATTGGTCAAACATTTGATTACTCTTTTATCTTCGTTCCAATAGGTACTTTTAGATATTTATTCAAATCCTTAGTAGGTATCTTTATCAGGCTGTCATCCTTATCAAGAACATAAAAACCACCATTGTCAAAATCCACTTTGCTGAGTGTTTGCAAATTATTTTTACGAATAAAATTCGCAACTTGTTTTCTATAGGTCTCATTCATATCATTCCACTCCCTTCTTCTCCATTATATTCATCATTTTCCTTACCCAATAAGATTTCTTCCAGACTTTCCTATCTCCCACCACATACAACCGATACTTTGCCCTTGTAACAGCAACATTAACAATATTACTATTCACCCAATTAACTGCTCCGTCTGCTTGTGGAGAACTATCACACCCTAGTACAAATATGACTTCATCAGCCTCCTTACCTTGAAATTTATGAACCGTGCCAATATTGTTATCGCACCACTCACTGATATTTTTCACCGTTGATAATCTGTTTTTTAACAACAGGTTAACTCCATTAACTACAGAGTTAAATGGGCTTATGATATAGATATTGGGATTTTGCGACTTTTGAAAGGCTTGTCGCATCATTTCAACAATATGTTCACCCTGTCTTTGCACGAAATGATCTTTATTGCCTTTTTCACTTCCTGCAATATCAAACCAACAGGACTTGGAATACAAAAAGCCCGCCATTTTATCCTCACTTGGCTCTGCCGTTTGCTTCTTCATTATTCCACCATATGATATTTGATTGGAAATTTCATACATTGGATTGATACACCGGCGATGTACTAAGAGTGGACATCCTATCCATTCTCTCTTTTCGTGTTCCTCCTCATTATTTAGGTATGTCCCCCATCCATTGATAGTATCCGCAAATTTCTGCACAGAAATGCTCTTGTCAATGTATCCTCTGTATAAATCTTCCGTATATGTAGATTTCAGCAAATCTAATTCATCTGTGACTACCGGCTCTACCTGCTTGGGGTCTCCTACAACAATCGCCTTCCGAGCACGAAACAAAGCCCCCAGCGCCATCTGCGGTTCAGCCTGACCTGCTTCATCTACAATCAATGTACCAAAAGTACCTGGTACTTCAACATCACGCAGGAAACGGCCAACAGCAGCAAACGTTGTGGAAATGACAGGCACCAGCAAGCTCAAAGTTTGTAGTAAGGCAGGCATAGCCATCTTGCGGTCAGTAACATGATATGTAATACGATCATTATTCTCTTTGAAAACATCCCATATTAACATTAAGTTTATCAGATTATCACGACAACATTTTGATGATAGCAAAAATTCTTTATGTACCTGCATGGCCAGCCAGAAAAGCTCTTCACGCGCGCGATTATATGCATCGGTAAACCAAGGATTACCTACTTGCGCTTTTGTGCTGATCTTTGTGTCATCAGACAATAGCGCATCCATATAATCATCATCAAAACAAGAAATCTTCTCTGCTTTTATGCTTTCCACCATTTTTTTCTGTTTAATATACTCATTTTCACAGTCTTTTAATTCTGCTTTCGCATGTTCGATTTTTTCTTGTAAGTTAAGCACTTCCTCACGCTGCTTTTCCAATTCGACAAGTTCTTTCCCCAAATATTCTACATATTCATCAATAAAGTGATTAAATTCTCTATTCTTCTCTATATGCCAAAATAATATTTTAAGTCTATGATACTTCTTATTATTCCAAGCCGATATTGACTGTAAAATTTCCTGCTTGCGACTCTCAATATATCCACACCATTCTTCTAATAAAAGTATATCTCTTTTGTCATCAGACTCATTTTCAATAGTTGCAATCAATTTATCAATACGTTCATTATGTTCATTTTTACACCTATGCTTAAAAATTAGGCCTTCATACTGATAAGCCTCTCGCAAATCCATGATTCTTGATAACTTAGTATTTGCAATCTCCCAGCTACGAATAACAGCATAATTCTCTCTTTTCCATTGCTCTGCACTATGATGTAGTTTATCCACTCTATCCTGAGAATCCTTAACCAGTTTGGACAAATGATAAAAATCAGCAACAGCCTTGCAGTTTTCCTCCAGGTGTTTTTGTATGCTCTGCACTTTTTCCCATTGTGATAAAAATTTCTCTCTTGCCTGCAAATAAGATGCTTGCCGTTTTTCGATTAGTTTATTACTAGGAAAAAAAACTATCCTTCAATGGATTAAGTACACACGTCGCAAATTGTCTTACATTTTCCTTTTTCCCCAATGCCGCTGCAATCAGCCCCCACGCCGAATCCTTCGTCCCCAGCAAGTCAGAGGTAAATCTAGAGAAATAAATATCCTTATCCCGTTGCACCTTTCCATTTACCACGAAGTCTTCATATAACAAAGATTTGCTGACATCAAATAGATCTCTTATATGTTTCTGGGCTTCATCATTATCAAAAGAACTAATTATATCTTTCGCTCTAGGCAATTCCTTGCTAAT
It includes:
- a CDS encoding DUF3990 domain-containing protein; translated protein: MKLYHGTDLFSAEQILQKGIDISAGRKGLDFGTGFYVTPRLTQAIIWAKGTLAPCVLSMELDEDGLIIKGFDKPNKEWAEFVVRNRLRLPVCVDYDCVYGPMADYGVSRMYAKYMANKLTVEQAIEKVRQDTNGWQWVVLTERAVKNVHDIRKVEI
- a CDS encoding DEAD/DEAH box helicase codes for the protein MQAREKFLSQWEKVQSIQKHLEENCKAVADFYHLSKLVKDSQDRVDKLHHSAEQWKRENYAVIRSWEIANTKLSRIMDLREAYQYEGLIFKHRCKNEHNERIDKLIATIENESDDKRDILLLEEWCGYIESRKQEILQSISAWNNKKYHRLKILFWHIEKNREFNHFIDEYVEYLGKELVELEKQREEVLNLQEKIEHAKAELKDCENEYIKQKKMVESIKAEKISCFDDDYMDALLSDDTKISTKAQVGNPWFTDAYNRAREELFWLAMQVHKEFLLSSKCCRDNLINLMLIWDVFKENNDRITYHVTDRKMAMPALLQTLSLLVPVISTTFAAVGRFLRDVEVPGTFGTLIVDEAGQAEPQMALGALFRARKAIVVGDPKQVEPVVTDELDLLKSTYTEDLYRGYIDKSISVQKFADTINGWGTYLNNEEEHEKREWIGCPLLVHRRCINPMYEISNQISYGGIMKKQTAEPSEDKMAGFLYSKSCWFDIAGSEKGNKDHFVQRQGEHIVEMMRQAFQKSQNPNIYIISPFNSVVNGVNLLLKNRLSTVKNISEWCDNNIGTVHKFQGKEADEVIFVLGCDSSPQADGAVNWVNSNIVNVAVTRAKYRLYVVGDRKVWKKSYWVRKMMNIMEKKGVE